From one Fulvitalea axinellae genomic stretch:
- a CDS encoding response regulator transcription factor → MITCIIIEDQAPAQRILKKYIQDVGHLELSACFSDSVSALEYLKNNSVDLIFLDIHLPKISGLDFLTILPKRPKVILTTAYSEYALKGYELNVTDYLLKPFSFERFLQAVSKVKIETEDDNGNVQKEEPSNMDVLFVKSGHEHLGISVKSILYIRSELDYTEIFTENDKVLSSHSLRYWLDKMPKKTFTQVHKSYIVNVEKIRKVSGNQIFFQEGNPVPIGRTFRERLLNEYLQR, encoded by the coding sequence ATGATTACTTGTATCATCATAGAGGACCAAGCTCCAGCCCAACGCATTCTGAAAAAGTATATTCAGGATGTGGGACATCTGGAACTCAGCGCCTGTTTTTCGGATTCGGTTTCGGCTTTGGAATATCTTAAAAACAATTCGGTGGATTTGATTTTTCTGGATATCCATTTACCTAAAATTTCCGGACTGGATTTTTTGACTATCCTACCCAAACGCCCAAAAGTTATTTTGACCACCGCATATTCCGAATACGCGTTAAAAGGATACGAATTGAACGTAACGGACTATCTTCTTAAACCGTTTTCATTCGAACGTTTTCTGCAAGCTGTTTCAAAAGTGAAAATAGAGACTGAGGATGATAATGGAAATGTCCAAAAGGAAGAACCTTCAAACATGGATGTACTATTTGTAAAATCGGGACACGAACACTTGGGAATAAGCGTCAAATCAATTTTGTATATCCGTTCGGAATTAGATTATACGGAAATATTCACCGAAAACGACAAAGTACTAAGTTCACACTCTTTGCGGTATTGGTTGGACAAAATGCCCAAGAAAACTTTTACGCAAGTCCATAAATCTTATATCGTAAATGTGGAAAAGATCCGGAAAGTATCTGGCAATCAAATCTTTTTCCAAGAAGGAAATCCCGTTCCAATAGGTAGGACTTTCAGAGAACGATTATTAAACGAGTACTTGCAACGTTGA
- a CDS encoding sensor histidine kinase gives MILTFAFVMITEELLVERLVYPVTRGQSFPGVIHTLAEIAPPIILMVCFKFAWDATRKQHELDELKIAIKESELQFLKNQINPHFLFNNLNNIYSYSLEHSPKTPSIILKLSSVLRYMLYDCREDLVNLESEIEHLRNFTALNELQIENRGEVRFKAKNITSEYRIAPLILTVFVENAFKHSMASQSGDIEININTELNEEGTLNFSCENSFRENPNHAHLNQGIGLENVRKRLALIYPNRHTLRLSKEKEYFRVELELILKLSDS, from the coding sequence ATGATTTTAACCTTTGCTTTCGTAATGATAACGGAAGAGTTGTTGGTCGAAAGATTGGTTTACCCTGTTACCCGTGGCCAATCCTTTCCAGGTGTAATCCATACTTTAGCGGAAATTGCCCCGCCGATTATATTGATGGTCTGCTTCAAATTCGCTTGGGACGCCACAAGAAAACAACATGAGCTAGACGAACTGAAAATCGCTATAAAGGAAAGCGAATTACAGTTTTTGAAAAATCAGATTAATCCTCATTTCCTGTTTAACAACCTGAATAATATCTATTCTTATTCCCTGGAACATTCTCCAAAAACACCTTCTATTATTCTGAAACTGTCCTCCGTATTGCGCTATATGCTGTATGATTGCAGAGAGGACCTTGTTAATCTGGAAAGCGAAATAGAGCATCTCCGGAATTTCACAGCTTTAAACGAATTGCAAATTGAAAATAGGGGAGAAGTTCGTTTTAAAGCAAAAAACATCACCAGCGAATATCGTATAGCCCCTTTGATTCTCACCGTATTTGTGGAAAACGCTTTTAAACATAGTATGGCAAGCCAGAGCGGTGATATCGAAATCAATATAAATACGGAATTAAACGAGGAAGGAACACTTAACTTTTCCTGCGAAAATAGTTTTCGGGAAAACCCAAACCACGCTCATCTCAACCAAGGTATAGGTTTGGAAAACGTACGCAAACGGTTAGCCTTGATATATCCGAACCGCCATACGCTCCGTTTGTCAAAAGAAAAGGAATACTTTCGGGTGGAATTGGAACTGATTTTAAAACTAAGCGATTCATGA
- a CDS encoding TonB-dependent receptor domain-containing protein: MNRRLIFFVLLFTVSWMSPAFSQKPIIVGTVLTEKEKQPIAYASVVALDKETGKIVSGITTDDTGKFSLPIPKESFWIEVRFMGFLTWKYKDTVLGKNIDLGKIYLKEDAQVLDGVVVKGAKSETVFKLDRRVFNVGADLSNSGASALEVLDKVPSVDVNIKGEISLRGSTGVNMLINGKPSVLAKGDGNALGTITADMIERVEVITNPSAKYEAEGTSGIINIILKKEEKKGLNGSVTVNTGAPQNHSLGVSLNKRTEKFNLFSQMGIGKRTMPEDFESINRDLKTGNEVSNYGDREKNEAFYNLILGTDYHINRYNVLTLSGHFAYEDEDEYSNLYYRQRNKEGGLLREWYRREDTEAVNPKYQYELQYKKSFKRDEEQSLIFSALGDFFGKDQSSVFKEDGSEKQKTETDFAEAEYVFNLDYTHPFSKKIKTEFGAQYKINDVTNDYSVENKNADNWDNDATLTNVFDYLQNVFGLYMTGAYEGDKWGLKAGLRMENTDLDTKLQNTGEKNGQRYTDFFPSVHTSYKFNDDYSVQAGYSRRIKRPNLWSLNPFTRLRDNYNISTGNPELQPEYTDSYEVSNLFKHGDLSLSFSTYFRLTEDVMERVYTFDNNVSVSRPENIGTSETFGMELNFEYLPLKWLSLSGDVNYNYFNRNGNWTTERSGNSVTQDFDFNSDFWSARLKSKLRLPADIDVEISGRYRSSQRNVQSVVSSNLTADLGLRKKLFKGKTVVNLSVRDVFASRRYESVTDNDDFYLYEYGKRGRFIILGLSYGFGKGEAMHFSGQKRF; this comes from the coding sequence ATGAATAGACGATTAATCTTTTTCGTTTTGCTATTTACGGTTAGCTGGATGAGTCCCGCTTTTTCACAAAAACCGATAATAGTCGGAACGGTGCTGACGGAGAAAGAGAAACAGCCGATTGCGTATGCCTCGGTGGTGGCATTGGACAAAGAGACGGGCAAGATCGTTTCGGGGATAACAACAGATGATACTGGGAAATTCAGTTTGCCGATACCGAAAGAAAGTTTTTGGATCGAGGTTCGGTTTATGGGCTTTCTAACATGGAAATACAAGGATACCGTTTTGGGCAAAAACATCGATTTAGGAAAAATTTATCTTAAAGAAGACGCTCAAGTACTGGACGGGGTTGTTGTAAAAGGCGCTAAATCCGAAACGGTTTTTAAATTGGATCGCCGTGTGTTTAATGTAGGTGCGGATTTAAGTAATTCCGGAGCAAGCGCTTTGGAAGTGTTGGATAAAGTCCCTTCCGTTGATGTTAATATTAAAGGGGAAATAAGTTTGCGCGGGAGTACAGGCGTTAATATGCTGATAAACGGAAAACCTTCGGTTTTGGCAAAAGGTGACGGAAATGCATTGGGAACTATCACGGCAGATATGATCGAACGTGTGGAAGTTATCACCAACCCTTCTGCAAAATATGAAGCTGAAGGTACTTCGGGTATTATCAATATTATCCTAAAGAAGGAAGAAAAGAAAGGCTTGAATGGTTCGGTAACGGTAAATACGGGAGCTCCTCAAAACCATAGTTTGGGGGTTAGTTTGAATAAACGTACGGAGAAATTCAATTTGTTTAGCCAAATGGGAATCGGTAAGCGGACGATGCCCGAAGATTTCGAATCAATAAATCGTGATTTGAAAACAGGTAACGAGGTTTCAAATTATGGTGACCGTGAGAAAAATGAAGCTTTTTACAATCTCATCTTGGGGACGGATTATCACATAAACCGATATAACGTGTTGACACTTTCCGGTCATTTCGCATATGAAGACGAGGATGAGTATTCCAATCTTTATTACCGTCAACGGAATAAAGAAGGAGGGCTTTTGCGTGAATGGTATCGCCGTGAAGATACTGAGGCCGTTAATCCGAAATATCAGTATGAGTTACAGTATAAGAAAAGCTTCAAACGTGATGAAGAACAGAGCTTGATATTTAGTGCGTTAGGTGATTTTTTTGGAAAAGACCAAAGTTCTGTTTTTAAGGAAGACGGAAGTGAGAAGCAAAAAACCGAAACTGACTTTGCGGAAGCTGAATACGTTTTCAATCTCGATTATACCCATCCGTTTTCTAAAAAGATAAAGACTGAATTTGGCGCTCAGTATAAAATAAATGACGTTACGAATGATTACAGTGTTGAGAATAAAAATGCTGATAATTGGGACAATGACGCAACATTGACCAATGTATTCGATTATTTGCAAAACGTTTTCGGATTATACATGACCGGAGCTTATGAGGGGGATAAGTGGGGCTTGAAAGCGGGCTTGCGAATGGAAAATACGGATCTGGATACTAAACTTCAGAATACAGGGGAGAAAAACGGACAACGGTATACGGACTTTTTCCCAAGCGTCCATACCTCATATAAGTTTAATGACGATTATTCGGTACAGGCCGGATATTCTCGCAGAATTAAAAGACCTAATCTTTGGAGTCTGAATCCATTCACACGCTTGCGGGATAATTATAATATAAGTACCGGAAATCCGGAATTGCAACCCGAATATACTGACTCTTATGAGGTTTCAAACTTGTTTAAGCATGGGGATTTGTCTTTAAGTTTCAGTACTTATTTCCGGTTGACAGAAGATGTGATGGAACGAGTATATACATTCGATAATAATGTCAGTGTATCTCGTCCTGAGAATATCGGTACCAGCGAAACGTTCGGTATGGAGCTTAATTTCGAATACTTGCCTCTTAAGTGGTTGTCCTTGTCTGGCGACGTAAACTATAATTACTTTAACCGTAACGGAAATTGGACTACAGAACGAAGCGGTAATTCGGTGACGCAAGACTTTGATTTTAACTCCGATTTTTGGTCGGCCCGACTGAAATCCAAACTGCGTTTACCTGCCGATATCGATGTGGAGATATCGGGTCGTTACCGGTCAAGTCAGCGAAATGTGCAATCGGTTGTTTCATCCAATTTAACTGCTGACCTGGGCTTACGAAAAAAACTATTTAAAGGAAAGACTGTCGTAAACCTCAGTGTTAGAGATGTTTTTGCTTCGCGTCGATATGAAAGTGTTACTGACAATGATGATTTTTACCTTTATGAATACGGAAAACGTGGACGCTTTATTATTCTGGGACTGAGTTATGGTTTTGGAAAAGGCGAAGCAATGCACTTTTCAGGACAAAAACGCTTTTGA
- a CDS encoding tail fiber protein has product MKRLELEGKLKGFPLESTTLLYMQQAYVSAFRALCGTVGLTGPTKALILTGMENLATASVGEQVNEGWVAWQGETIHFRASTKNAGGKVELVEEVDPAIGPSRYKDKSLKDVYMSRYLRFSEAGQPFQFVRPDTLEALTAKMATAFEQIGGKEPAFDKNSAFNLNKSDSDTSGSSDTLATSSAVKKAKDRADSAYSLAEGKEPKITKKSGFNKDKSDSDTSSSSDTLATSSAVKKAKDRADSAYSLAEGKEPKITKKTGFNKDKSDSDTSGSSDTLATSSAVKKAKDRADSAYDLANGKEPKFTKKTGFNLDRSDLVSSDNGNVLATSKAVKVAYDQAVNALNKAGEAKTQADKIPNWATDREDFLKVICAGNVSSAGTRKDYWGKDRVGGFPFTSAKIADSKYRITHNFGEQYYGVIGGIRDTASGGVALEEKNPNDFVVRTYKLNSNADMVDHNFTFIMYDLN; this is encoded by the coding sequence ATGAAAAGACTGGAACTGGAGGGCAAGTTGAAGGGCTTTCCCCTTGAGAGTACGACACTGCTCTACATGCAACAGGCCTATGTCTCGGCTTTTCGGGCGCTGTGTGGAACCGTGGGCCTCACGGGCCCTACAAAAGCCCTTATCCTTACGGGGATGGAAAACTTGGCCACCGCGTCGGTGGGCGAACAGGTAAACGAGGGCTGGGTCGCTTGGCAGGGCGAAACAATCCACTTTCGGGCATCGACCAAGAACGCCGGAGGAAAGGTGGAGCTCGTCGAGGAGGTGGACCCGGCCATAGGTCCGAGCCGGTACAAGGACAAAAGCCTGAAAGACGTTTATATGTCCCGCTATCTCAGGTTCTCCGAAGCCGGACAGCCTTTTCAGTTTGTAAGGCCCGATACGCTCGAAGCTCTTACAGCGAAGATGGCGACGGCTTTTGAGCAGATTGGAGGTAAGGAGCCTGCATTCGATAAAAACAGCGCATTTAACCTCAATAAGAGCGATAGCGACACTTCCGGCTCGTCGGACACGTTGGCGACCAGTTCAGCCGTTAAGAAGGCCAAGGACCGGGCGGACAGCGCCTATTCTCTGGCCGAAGGCAAGGAGCCGAAGATCACCAAGAAAAGCGGGTTTAACAAGGACAAAAGCGACAGCGACACTTCCAGCTCGTCGGATACGCTGGCCACCAGTTCAGCCGTTAAGAAGGCCAAGGACCGGGCGGACAGCGCTTATTCTCTGGCCGAAGGCAAGGAGCCGAAGATTACCAAGAAAACGGGGTTTAATAAGGATAAGAGCGACAGCGACACTTCCGGCTCGTCGGATACGTTGGCCACCAGTTCAGCCGTTAAGAAGGCCAAAGACCGGGCGGATAGCGCTTATGATCTGGCTAATGGTAAGGAGCCCAAGTTCACTAAGAAAACGGGATTTAATCTGGACAGGAGTGATTTGGTCAGCTCTGACAACGGTAATGTGTTGGCCACTTCCAAGGCTGTAAAGGTGGCGTATGACCAAGCTGTCAACGCTCTTAACAAGGCTGGAGAAGCGAAAACCCAAGCGGACAAAATCCCGAATTGGGCCACTGACCGGGAAGATTTCCTTAAGGTTATTTGTGCCGGGAATGTTTCCTCGGCGGGTACAAGGAAGGATTATTGGGGTAAAGACCGAGTCGGTGGGTTTCCATTCACAAGCGCTAAAATAGCCGACTCCAAATACCGGATCACCCATAATTTCGGGGAGCAGTATTATGGCGTTATCGGCGGAATCAGGGATACGGCCTCAGGCGGAGTCGCTTTGGAAGAGAAAAACCCTAACGACTTTGTGGTTAGGACCTACAAACTCAACAGTAACGCCGATATGGTAGACCACAATTTCACATTCATAATGTATGACCTGAATTGA